A window from Citrus sinensis cultivar Valencia sweet orange chromosome 3, DVS_A1.0, whole genome shotgun sequence encodes these proteins:
- the LOC102613485 gene encoding uncharacterized protein LOC102613485 — MRCKRHSSDHSSSVGVCASCLRERLSALVAAQAQAQSQLNQHHTGVTAEDRRKQPQDPPPPLLFPRSVSPYVSRRKSDDTTASTWAYPSRFYSTPQVRPTSTAGNLAVHKRNRKFSLLSNLFRSRSDKCDSDPRVAYRDSREPEPSSSSSSSPSSWFFSTVFPSRRKKKSSAFCYADDSTANGRTACRTSNRGMSPARETESDDDCDRSPWGSGDSTEEWRRTPTAAVPAVRRTRTTAHVKNVSGLAFCLSPLVRASPNRHWNQKGGLQSELVYSGEVRNTTKPHLSTAASFCANRSRKLADFGRVNHNR, encoded by the coding sequence ATGAGGTGTAAGAGACATTCGTCGGACCACAGTAGCAGCGTCGGCGTCTGCGCTTCCTGTCTCCGCGAACGCCTCTCCGCCCTCGTAGCCGCACAAGCCCAAGCTCAGTCTCAGCTAAATCAACACCACACAGGTGTCACCGCTGAAGATCGGCGGAAACAACCACAAGACCCACCACCGCCTCTTCTATTCCCTCGCTCCGTTTCTCCTTACGTCTCCCGTCGAAAATCTGACGACACGACCGCCTCCACGTGGGCCTACCCCAGCCGCTTCTACAGTACTCCTCAAGTGCGGCCCACTTCCACCGCCGGTAATCTCGCCGTTCATAAGAGAAACCGCAAGTTCTCTCTTTTATCGAATCTGTTCAGGTCCAGATCCGATAAGTGTGACTCGGATCCAAGGGTTGCTTATCGAGATTCCAGAGAGCCTGAGCCTTCCTCCTCTTCCTCTTCGTCTCCATCTTCTTGGTTCTTTTCTACTGTTTTCCCGTCCCGTCGGAAAAAGAAATCATCCGCCTTCTGCTATGCGGATGATTCCACTGCCAATGGTCGGACAGCCTGCCGAACATCGAATCGGGGAATGTCGCCGGCGAGAGAAACTGAATCCGACGACGATTGCGATCGATCGCCGTGGGGGAGCGGGGACTCGACGGAGGAGTGGCGGAGGACGCCAACGGCTGCAGTGCCGGCCGTTAGACGGACGCGGACCACCGCACACGTGAAGAACGTATCAGGATTGGCTTTCTGTTTGAGTCCGTTGGTGAGGGCGAGTCCGAATCGGCACTGGAATCAGAAAGGCGGTCTGCAGTCGGAATTGGTATACTCCGGCGAGGTCAGGAATACGACGAAACCGCACCTCTCTACAGCGGCGTCGTTTTGCGCCAACAGGTCCAGGAAGCTTGCTGATTTCGGAAGAGTCAATCACAACCGTTGA